A segment of the Streptomyces sp. XD-27 genome:
TGAAGCGGAACGTCCCCGTGGACGCGGAGCTGATCGTGGACGGCACGGCGGCGGCACAGGAGGTCGTGGTGGAGCCGTAGGGCCCCACCGGGACCTCAGACCTCGACCAGCACCGTGAACGGGCCGCTGTTCGTGAGCGAGACCTTCATGTCCGCTCCGAACCGGCCCGTCTCCACCGGTGCGCCCAGCTCCCGCAGCCGCGCCACCACCTCGTCGACCAGCGGCTCGGCGACGTCGCCGGGCGCCGCCGCGTTCCAGGTGGGGCGGCGGCCCTTGCGGGCGTCGCCGTAGAGCGTGAACTGGCTGATGACCAGGAGCGGGGCGCCCAGGTCCGAGCAGGACTTCTCGCCCTCCAGCACCCGCAGCGACCACAGTTTGCGGGCCAGCTGGGCCGCCTTGGCCGGGGTGTCGTCGTGGGTCACCCCGACCAGCACGCACAGGCCCTCGCCGACGATCTCGCCGACCGTCTCCCCGTCCACGACGACGCTCGCGCCGTCGACTCTCTGTACCACAGCTCGCATACGGTCCATCATGCCGTGCGTCCATCCGGGGCCGATCGGCGCACACGCACTGCAAGCCATAGGCCCGCGATGGCACGATGCGTGCACGCAGTGCGCGATGTGGACGGCGCGGCCGGGGCCGCGTACCGAAGGGGACGGAAACGCATGAGCACACCCACCACCGGGCAGGCACCCGGACCCGTACCGACCTGCACCCTGGAGCGCGGCACCGCCGTGCGGACCGGCGCGCCCGCCGGACCGCGGGCGGGCGTACCGCGGCTGGTCGAGCTGCGGCTGGCCGAGCTGCGGGCGCTGCGCCGCGGCTCGCAGCGCGAGGAGGCTGACCTGTCCTATCTGCGGCGGCTGCTCCAGGGCAGGATCGACATCCTCCGCGCCGAGCTGGGGCACCGTTCGGCGCCCGGAAGGTCGGTGGTCGACCTGTTGCCGCAGATCCTGGCCGACGAGCCGTCGCGGCACCGCAGCTCGGCCCGGCACGTGACGCTCGGCACGCCGCACGCCGAGGAGTACCGGCGATTGGCCGAATCGGTGCTCGCCGAGGTGGAGCTGTCGGACCTGCGGGCCCGTACGGACGAGGAGCTGCACGGCGCGATGGGCCGGCTGATGGCCTACGAGCAGCAGGTCTCGCGGCGGCGGCAGGAGCTCCAGCACACCGCGGACGATTGCAGCGCCGAGATCGCGCGCAGGTACCGTGAGGGGGAAGCCCAAGTAGATGATCTGCTCTCGTAATCTTCCGAAAAGCCGTCCGAACCCGCCGGTGGCGGCGGGCCGGACGTAACGGACGCGGCGGGGCAGATCTCGCACCACCCCTGGAAGGCCGACCATGACCTCCTCCACCATCGCCACCCCGGTCCTGGCCGAAGTCGTCCGCTCCGGCTTCGTCGAAGGCCGCCACCGGGGGTCCCTGGTGGTCCTGGCGGCGGACGGCGGCGTCGAACTGGCGCTGGGCGATCCGGCCGCGGCGGTCTTCCCCCGGTCCAGCAACAAGCCGATGCAGGCGGCGGCGGTGCTGCGGGCCGGGCTCGACCTCTCTGGTGAGCGGCTGGCCATGGCCGCCGCGAGCCACTCCGGAGAATCGTTTCACCTCGACCTCGTACGGCAGATGCTCGCCGAGTACGAGCTGTCCGCCGACCACCTCCGGACCCCGCCGGACCTGCCGCTGGACCCGGCCGAGGCGGAGGCGTACCTGGCCGCGGGCCGGGTACGGGACCGGATCGCCATGAACTGCTCCGGCAAGCACACCGCGATGCTCGCGGCCTGCGCCGCCAACGGCTGGCCGCTGGAGACCTATCTGGACCCCGGCCACCCCCTCCAGCTGCTGGTCCGCGACGTCGTGGAGGAGGCGACCGGCGAGCGCGTGGCCCACGTTGGCACCGACGGCTGCGGGGCGCCGCTGATGGCCCTGTCCCTGACCGGCCTGGCGCGCGCCTTCCGGTCGTTCGTGCTGGCCGAGCCAGGGACGGAGGCGCGGCGGGTGGCGGACGCGATGCGCGCGCATCCCGAGTACGTGGCGGGCACCCGGCGCCCCGACACCTGGCTGATGCGCGAGCTGCCGGGGGCGCTGGCGAAGATGGGCGCGGAGGCGGTGCAGGCGGTGGCGCTGCCGGACGGCCGGGCGCTGGCGTTCAAGGTCGACGACGGGGCGTCGCGGGCGCTGGGGCCGGTGCTGGCACGGGCCCTGGAGCTGCTGGGCGTCTCCTCGCCGGTGGTCGCCCGGATCGGCGAGGTGCCGCTGTTCGGCGGCGGGGAGCGCGTCGGCGAGATCCGCGCGGCGTTCTGACGCCCCAGGTCCCGGGAACCCTGGGAGCCCCGGGAGCACCGGAAAAACCGCGTGCGTCCCGCCCTGGCCGCCGCCTAGCGTGATCCCATGGCTCTCGACATCCGCACCATCGACGCGTCCGACGACTCCGAAGTGAGCGCCTGGATCCTGGCGCTTCAGACCGGCTTCCTGCGGCCGCCGACGGTGCCGAAGGAGGAGGTCGAGATCCGGCGCGGGGGCATGTACCCGGGCCGCGTGCAGGGGGCCTTCGACAGCGACGCGGGGCGCTGGGTGGCCACCTTCCGGAGCTTCCCGCAGCAGCTGACGGCGGTCGGCGGGGCATCGGTGCCCGCCGACGCCATCAGCAACGTCACTGTCTCGCCCACCCACCGGCGGCGCGGTCTGCTCAGCCGCATGATGGACCGCGACCTGCGGGCCGCCAAGGAGCGCGGGGACGCGGTCGCCACCCTCGTCGCGGCCGAGTATCCGATCTACGGGCGGTTCGGCTTCGGCCCGGCCACCTGGACCACCGAGTGGCAGGTCGACGTACCGCGCGCCGGGCTCGACCCGCGGCACGCCGGGCCCGTCGACGGCGGCCGGATCGACCTCGTGGACGGCGCGGCGGTGCGAGAGCTGGGACCCGTCCTCCATGAGCGGCTGCGGGCGGTCCAGCACGGCGTGATCGACCGCCCCGAGCGCGGGTGGCGGCAGTCCACCGGCGAGACGCCGATGCCGGGACACCCCTGGAAGGAGCCGTTCCACGCCGTCTACCGCTCCCCCGAGGGCACGGTGGACGGGCTGGTCACGTACACCGCCGACGACGTGTGGGAGGCGAAGCTCCCGCAGAACACCGCGACCGTGCTGGACCTGATCGCCGTCTCCCCCGCCGCCGAGCGCGCCCTGTGGCACTACCTGTTGTCCGTCGACTGGATCACCACGGTCAAGAGCGGCTGCCGGGCCCCGGACGACCTGTTGCCGCTGCTGCTGCCGGACCCGCGCGCCGCCCGCGTCACCGCGCACGCCGACTTCCTGTGGATACGCCCGCTGGACGTGCCCCGGCTGCTGGAGACCCGTACGTACCCGGTCGCGGACGCGCTCGTGCTGGAGTTCGCCGACCGCGCGGGGCTGGCCGAGGGCCGGTTCCTGCTGGAGGCGGGGCCGGACGGGGCCACCTGCACGCCGACCACCCGTACCGCCGATCTGATCATGGACATCGGCGAGTTGGGCACGCTGTGGCTGGGCGACGAGTCGGCGGTGCGGCTGGCCGCGCTGGGCCGGGTCGGGGAGGAGCGGCAGGGGGCCGCCGCGCGGGCGGACGCGCTGCTGCGGACCTCGCGCCGCCCGTGGTGCCCGGACATCTTCTGACGGCGACGCGGCCGCGGCGGCAGCCCGTCTGCCGCACGCGTCCGTACCGGGTTCCGCGTCCGCCCGCCGCGCGCGTCAGGACTTGAGCATCCGGTGCGGGCCCGCGCCCTGCTCGCCGTACCGGTCGTACGGGTTCGCCAGCGCGCACTTGGAGATGGACAGGCAGCCGCAGCCGATGCACTCCGTGAGGTTGTCGCGGATGTTCTCCAACTGCTCGATGCGCTCGTTGAGGTCCTTGCGCCAGCACTCGGAGATCCGCGCCCAGTCGTCCTTGGTCAGCACGTGGTCGTCGGGGAAGAGCGAGAGGACCTCCCGGATCTGTGCCAGCGGCATCCCGACCCGCTGCGAGGCCCGCACGAACGCGACCCGGCGCAGCGTGTGGCGCGTGTAGCGGCGCTGGTTGCCGGTGGTGCGGCGGCTGTGGATGAGGCCCTCGCGCTCGTAGAAGCGCAGCGCGGAGGCGGGTACGCCGCTGCGCCGGGAGAGCTCGCCGACCGTGAGTTCCTGGGTTTTCCACGTGAGTTGGGACATGGCGCTGAGCCTAGCTTGACTTCAACCTTTGTTTAAGTCAGAGGCTCTCCGCATGGACATCAACACCACTTCCACCACTGCCCCCATCCGCCTCGCCGTCGTCGTCGGCAGCACCCGCGAGGGCCGCTTCGCGCCGACGGTCGCGAACTGGTTCGCCGATCTGGCCCGCGAGCGCGACGACATGACCGTCGACCTCGTCGACCTCGCGGAGACCGAACTCCCCGCCCGGCTCAGCAAGTCGCCCGGCCCCGAGGCGACCGCCGCCCTGGCCGCCGTCACCCCGCGCCTGGACGCCGCCGACGCGTTCGCCGTCGTCACCCCCGAGTACAACCACAGCTACCCGGCGGGCCTGAAGAACGCCATCGACTGGCACTACACGCAGTGGCAGGCCAAGCCCGTCGGCTTCGTCTCCTACGGCGGGATGGCCGGCGGCCTGCGCGCGGTGGAGCATCTGCGCCCGGTCTTCGCCGAACTGCACGCCGTCACGGTCCGGGACACCGTCAGCTTCCACAACGTCGGGGACCGCTTCGGGCCGGACGGCCGCCCGGTCGACGACGGCGCCGACAAGGCCGCCGCCGCCATGCTCGACCAGATCGTCTGGTGGGCGCGGGCCCTGCGCGAGGCGCGCGCGGTCCGCCCGTACGGCGCCTGAACCGGCCCGTATGCTCCGGCACATGGTGAGAGTCGAGCGGCTTCGGGCCGACCACGCGGCGCCCCTGCTGGCCTTCGAGCGGGAGAACCGCGCGTACTTCGCGCGTTCCATACCGGACCGGGGGGACGCGTACTTCGCGGAGTTCGACGCCCGCCACCGGGCCCTGCTCGCGGAGCAGGACGCCGGTGTGATCCACTTCCACGTCGTCATGGACGAGGCCGGGGAGCTGATCGGCCGGGCCAACCTCGTGGACGTCGCGGAGGGCGCCGCCGAACTCGGCTACCGGATCGCCGAGCGCGCCGCCGGCCGGGGCGTCGCGACGGCCGCGGTCCGGGAGATGTGCCGGCTGGCCGCCGCGTCGTACGGGCTGTCGGCGCTGACGGCGGCCACCACCCGCGACAATCCGGCGTCGATGGCGGTGCTCGCACGCACCGGCTTCACCGCGGTCGGGGACATCCGGCTCGACGGTCGGCCCGGTGTCCGGTACGAGCGGCGACTCGTCGCGTAGCGCCTGAGCGCCATCAGGCTGAGGGCCATCAGCCCGTACGGCGCCGGAACAGCGCCCCGGACAGCGCGACCCCGATCAGCGCAAGGCCGCCGCACCACGCCAGCGCGAGGGTCGCGCTGTCGCCGACGGGCCGGTCGAGCAGCAGCGCGCGCAGGGACTCGATGACCGGGGTGACGGGCTGGTGGTCGGCGAAACCGTGCAGCCAGTCCGGCATCGTCTCGATCGGCACGAACGCGCTGCTCGGGTAGGGCAGGAACATCATCAGGAAGGTGAAGCCGCCCGCCGCCTCGGGTGTCCTGGCGATCAGCCCGAAGGCCGCGGAGAGCCACGAGATCGCGAGGATGAACATCAGCAGGACGCCGCCCGCCGCCGGCCAGGCGGCGGGCGAGGCGTCCGGCCGGAAGCCGATGAGGAAGGCGACCCCGAGGACCAGGACGGTGGAGACGGCGTTGCGGATGACGCTGGAGACGACGTGTCCGGTGAGGATCGCCGTGCCGCCGACGTCCATGGACCGGAACCGGTCGATGACGCCGCCGGACATGTCCTGGCTGACGCTGACGGCGGTGGTGGCCGAGCCGTAGCCCGCGCACAGCAGCAGCACGCCGGGCACCACGTAGGTGACGTAGTCCGTGCCCGTCTCGATGGCGCCGCCGAAGAAGTAGACGAAGACGAGCATCAGCATGACGGGCAGCATGAGCGCGGTGAGCAGGGCGTCGAGGTTGCGCCTGCTGAGCCGGACGCTCCGGCCGATCATGGTCATGGCGTCAGACATGGAGGTCCTCCTTTGACGAAGACGAAGCGGGAGAAGCGGGAGACGGTGCGGTGGCGGCGGTCCCGGTGAGGGCCAGGAAGACGTCGTCGAGGGTGGCGCTGTGCAGCGTGAACCGGTCGAGCGCGCGCCCGCCGGGGTCGACCTCCGCCAGCAGCGCCCGCACGTGGGCGGCGCTCCCGTCGGTCGCCAGCCCCAGCGTCAGCCGCTCGGCGTCGTCCCGTACGGCCCGCAGGCCGAGGTCGCGGGCGGCGCGCGCGTAGTCGGCGGCACTGGCGAAGACCAGGTCCAGACGGTGGCCCGCCACGCTCCGCTTGAGGTCGGCGGCGGTGCCCTCGGCGACCACCCGGCCGCCGTCGACCACCGCGATCCGGTCCGCGAGCTGGTCCGCCTCCTCCAGGTACTGGGTGGTGAGGAAGACCGTGACGCCGTCGCCGACCAGGCCCCTGACGGCCTCCCACATCGCCTGGCGGCTGCGCGGGTCCAGCCCGGTCGTCGGCTCGTCCAGGAAGATGACCTCGGGGCGGACCACCAGCCCCGCGGCGATGTCCAGGCGGCGGCGCATCCCGCCGGAGTACGTGCCCGCCGTCCGGCCGCCGGCGGCCACCAGGTCGAACTGCTCCAGGAGTTCCTCGGCGCGGCGGTGCGCGTCCCGCCGGGACAGCCCGCGCAGACGGCCCATCATGCGCAGGTTCTCCACCCCGGTCTGCATCTCGTCGACCGCCGCGTACTGGCCGGTGAGGCTGATGGCGCGGCGCACGGCGGCGCGCTCCCGTACGACGTCGTGCCCGGCGACCCGGGCGGTGCCGCGGTCCGGCTCGCTGAGCGTGGCCAGGATCCGGACGGTGGTGGTCTTGCCCGCGCCGTTGGGGCCGAGCAGCGCGAAGACGCTGCCGCGCGCCACCCGCAGATCGACTCCGGTCAGGACGCGCACCGCCCCGTAGGACTTGTGCAGGCCGTGCGCCTCGACGGCCGCATCGCGGGCCGGTTCGTGGGCCGCTTCGTGGGTCATGCCCCCGCTCCCCTCACACTCTTCTGCGTATGCCATACGCTTTACTGCGTAAGGTATACACAGAACTAGGATGGGCGGTCAACCGGAATGAGGGCGGAGGCACGCGAGGCCATGGGACACGACAGCGGCACGGGCCTGCCGCCGAGCATCGAAGCGGCCTGGGGCCTGCGCGAACGCCCCACCAAGGGCCCCAAGCGCGGGCTGAGCCTGGACCGGATCGTGGCGGGCGCGGTGCGGGTCGCCGCCGCCGAGGGCCTCCCGGCGGTCTCCATGGGCCGGGTCGCCAAGGAGCTCGGCGTCTCCACGATGTCGCTCTACCGCTATGTGGCCGCCAAGGACGAACTGCTCGCCCTCATGGCCGACGCCGCGTACGGCACGCCCCCGGAGCCGCGGCCGGACCTGGGCTGGCGGCACGAACTGACCCGCTGGGCCCATGAGATGCGCGCCGCGCTGCTCGACCACCCCTGGGCCCTGCGGATCCCGATCAGTGGCCCGCCCATCACCCCGCACCAACTCGCGTGGTTCGAGCGGGCGCTCGCCGCCCTGGCCGGCACCCGCCTCGGCGAGGGCGAGAAGGTCTCCGTGGTGATGCTGGTCAGCGGGCATGTGAAGGCCGACGCGACCCTGTACGCGGAGTTCGGCGCGGCCTTGCGGGCGGCGGACTCCTCCCCGCAGGACTTCATGCGCTCCTACGGCCGCACCCTGTCCCGACTGACGGACGCCGAACGCTTCCCCGCCCTGACCGCGGCCCTCGCCGCGGGCGCCGTCGACAAGCCGGACGGCCCGGACGACGAGTTCGTCTTCGGGCTGGACCGGATCCTCGACGGCATCGAGGTCCTGATGCGCGACCGCGCCTGACGCCCGGGCCGGGCGCGACGTGCGGCGGCGCGACGTGCGGCCGCGCCTGACGCCCGACCGGGCGTGACGTGCGGCCGCGCCTGACGCCCGACCGGGCGTGACGTGCGGCCGCAGCTGAGCCCCGCCGCGCGGTCCCGGACCGCCTGCGCCTCAGCCCAGCTCGTGGCCGGTCGTCGCGTCGACGTGCTCCGGTACGGGGTCGTGCCGGTCGCCCACCGTCGACGTGCCCGACGGCTCGAACAGCAGCAGCGCCGCCCCGTCGGCGGACGACGGCTTGTGCTCCGTACCGCGCGGAACGACGTACACCGACCCGCGCGGCAGGACGACCTCGCGCTCGTCCGGATCCCGCAGGGCGATCGTCAGCTCGCCGTCGAGGACCAGGAAGAACTCGTCGGTGGTGTCGTGGGCGTGCCACAGGTGCTCGCCCGCCACCTTGGCGATCCGTACGTCGTAGTCGTTCACGCGGGTCACGATCCGGGGGCTCCACAGGGCCTCGAAGCTCGCCAGCGCGGTCTGGAGGTCGATCGGTTCGCTGTTCACAGGGCGTTCGCTGTTCATACGGCGATCATGCGCGGTGACGGGACCGCCGCGTGAGTGCTAGGAATCGCATATGCCGCAAGATTCCTCGCAGGCGGGCGCGTGCCGTCCGCCGCACCGGGTGGCCGTGATCGTCGGCGAGGGCTCCAACCCCTTCGAACTGGGCGTGGCCACCGAGATATTCGGGCTGCGCCGCCCCGAGCTGGGCATCCCCTGGTACGACTTCGCCCTCTGCGCCGCCTCCCCGGCGGTCGCCGTGCACGCCGGGTTCTTCACCCTCTCCGGCGTCGCCGGACTCGACGCGGCCGACGCCGCCGACA
Coding sequences within it:
- a CDS encoding cupin domain-containing protein, with product MNSEPIDLQTALASFEALWSPRIVTRVNDYDVRIAKVAGEHLWHAHDTTDEFFLVLDGELTIALRDPDEREVVLPRGSVYVVPRGTEHKPSSADGAALLLFEPSGTSTVGDRHDPVPEHVDATTGHELG
- a CDS encoding NADPH-dependent FMN reductase, producing MDINTTSTTAPIRLAVVVGSTREGRFAPTVANWFADLARERDDMTVDLVDLAETELPARLSKSPGPEATAALAAVTPRLDAADAFAVVTPEYNHSYPAGLKNAIDWHYTQWQAKPVGFVSYGGMAGGLRAVEHLRPVFAELHAVTVRDTVSFHNVGDRFGPDGRPVDDGADKAAAAMLDQIVWWARALREARAVRPYGA
- a CDS encoding GNAT family N-acetyltransferase; amino-acid sequence: MALDIRTIDASDDSEVSAWILALQTGFLRPPTVPKEEVEIRRGGMYPGRVQGAFDSDAGRWVATFRSFPQQLTAVGGASVPADAISNVTVSPTHRRRGLLSRMMDRDLRAAKERGDAVATLVAAEYPIYGRFGFGPATWTTEWQVDVPRAGLDPRHAGPVDGGRIDLVDGAAVRELGPVLHERLRAVQHGVIDRPERGWRQSTGETPMPGHPWKEPFHAVYRSPEGTVDGLVTYTADDVWEAKLPQNTATVLDLIAVSPAAERALWHYLLSVDWITTVKSGCRAPDDLLPLLLPDPRAARVTAHADFLWIRPLDVPRLLETRTYPVADALVLEFADRAGLAEGRFLLEAGPDGATCTPTTRTADLIMDIGELGTLWLGDESAVRLAALGRVGEERQGAAARADALLRTSRRPWCPDIF
- a CDS encoding ATP-binding cassette domain-containing protein, with amino-acid sequence MTHEAAHEPARDAAVEAHGLHKSYGAVRVLTGVDLRVARGSVFALLGPNGAGKTTTVRILATLSEPDRGTARVAGHDVVRERAAVRRAISLTGQYAAVDEMQTGVENLRMMGRLRGLSRRDAHRRAEELLEQFDLVAAGGRTAGTYSGGMRRRLDIAAGLVVRPEVIFLDEPTTGLDPRSRQAMWEAVRGLVGDGVTVFLTTQYLEEADQLADRIAVVDGGRVVAEGTAADLKRSVAGHRLDLVFASAADYARAARDLGLRAVRDDAERLTLGLATDGSAAHVRALLAEVDPGGRALDRFTLHSATLDDVFLALTGTAATAPSPASPASSSSKEDLHV
- a CDS encoding asparaginase: MTSSTIATPVLAEVVRSGFVEGRHRGSLVVLAADGGVELALGDPAAAVFPRSSNKPMQAAAVLRAGLDLSGERLAMAAASHSGESFHLDLVRQMLAEYELSADHLRTPPDLPLDPAEAEAYLAAGRVRDRIAMNCSGKHTAMLAACAANGWPLETYLDPGHPLQLLVRDVVEEATGERVAHVGTDGCGAPLMALSLTGLARAFRSFVLAEPGTEARRVADAMRAHPEYVAGTRRPDTWLMRELPGALAKMGAEAVQAVALPDGRALAFKVDDGASRALGPVLARALELLGVSSPVVARIGEVPLFGGGERVGEIRAAF
- the soxR gene encoding redox-sensitive transcriptional activator SoxR, which gives rise to MSQLTWKTQELTVGELSRRSGVPASALRFYEREGLIHSRRTTGNQRRYTRHTLRRVAFVRASQRVGMPLAQIREVLSLFPDDHVLTKDDWARISECWRKDLNERIEQLENIRDNLTECIGCGCLSISKCALANPYDRYGEQGAGPHRMLKS
- a CDS encoding GNAT family N-acetyltransferase, which encodes MVRVERLRADHAAPLLAFERENRAYFARSIPDRGDAYFAEFDARHRALLAEQDAGVIHFHVVMDEAGELIGRANLVDVAEGAAELGYRIAERAAGRGVATAAVREMCRLAAASYGLSALTAATTRDNPASMAVLARTGFTAVGDIRLDGRPGVRYERRLVA
- a CDS encoding TetR/AcrR family transcriptional regulator gives rise to the protein MGHDSGTGLPPSIEAAWGLRERPTKGPKRGLSLDRIVAGAVRVAAAEGLPAVSMGRVAKELGVSTMSLYRYVAAKDELLALMADAAYGTPPEPRPDLGWRHELTRWAHEMRAALLDHPWALRIPISGPPITPHQLAWFERALAALAGTRLGEGEKVSVVMLVSGHVKADATLYAEFGAALRAADSSPQDFMRSYGRTLSRLTDAERFPALTAALAAGAVDKPDGPDDEFVFGLDRILDGIEVLMRDRA
- the dtd gene encoding D-aminoacyl-tRNA deacylase codes for the protein MRAVVQRVDGASVVVDGETVGEIVGEGLCVLVGVTHDDTPAKAAQLARKLWSLRVLEGEKSCSDLGAPLLVISQFTLYGDARKGRRPTWNAAAPGDVAEPLVDEVVARLRELGAPVETGRFGADMKVSLTNSGPFTVLVEV
- a CDS encoding ABC transporter permease, with the protein product MSDAMTMIGRSVRLSRRNLDALLTALMLPVMLMLVFVYFFGGAIETGTDYVTYVVPGVLLLCAGYGSATTAVSVSQDMSGGVIDRFRSMDVGGTAILTGHVVSSVIRNAVSTVLVLGVAFLIGFRPDASPAAWPAAGGVLLMFILAISWLSAAFGLIARTPEAAGGFTFLMMFLPYPSSAFVPIETMPDWLHGFADHQPVTPVIESLRALLLDRPVGDSATLALAWCGGLALIGVALSGALFRRRTG